A region of Zeugodacus cucurbitae isolate PBARC_wt_2022May chromosome 5, idZeuCucr1.2, whole genome shotgun sequence DNA encodes the following proteins:
- the LOC128919768 gene encoding uncharacterized protein LOC128919768, producing MSRLRLIVVICYITTMAFGIPTYEVPKAKILVYYPKGFQVSIPDEEGITLFAFHGKLNEEMEGLEAGTWARDIVKKKNGRWTFNERNSKLRIGDTLYYWTYVIYNGLGYREDDGVFKVREYANHTIDSVDETKHTQSGNDGSGGTGGSDSTNSVSGGVDKVIGSTATTANNGDTDPHGGGYITTMTFGIPTYEVPKAKILVYYPKGFQVSIPDEEGITLFAFHGKLNEEMEGLEAGTWARDIVKKKNGRWTFNERNSKLRIGDTLYYWTYVIYNGLGYREDDGVFKVREYANHTIDSVDETKHTQSGNDGSGGTGGSDSTNNVSGGAVDNNMIGSAATATNNSDTDPHGGGYITTMALDIHTYKVPKAKIVVYYPKGFQVSIPDDDGITLFAFHGKLNEEMDGLEAGTWSRDITKAKNGRWRFHARDAKLRIGDTLYYWTYVLKDGLGYREDNGVFEVREYGNHTIDDVDETKHTQSGNDRSGGTGGSDSTNNVSGGAVDNNMIGSAATATNNSDTDPHGGGYITTMAVGIPTYEVPKAKILVYYPKGFQVSIPDEEGITLFAFHGKLNEEMEGLEAGTWARDIVKKKNGRWTFNERNSKLRIGDTLYYWTYVRYNGLGYREDNGVFEVREYANHTIDGVDETKHTQSGNDGSGGTGGSGSTNSVSGGVDKVIGSTATTATNSDTDPHGGGVGLSDVGRDNCKASPSYKNGLQQQCANQLLFVDNFSGTQLNKEQWTIEERFATKPDEEFVLYLNVSEVLQVKNGMVRIYPELTARHFAQHDHPLQIKHDIGSRCTGRANSEECVRDGSATNYLSIPPFIAAQFSTKGHFSFKYGRVEIRAKLPRANWVFPQLWLQPVNEKYGSVDYQSGQMRIAFSYVNDTQMQLFGGLIVNANSNWRWKKLCEFPNAQQHDLGNDFHVYSLIWTDQSISVAVDNVEYCNFNPDISGTLANLNEDDEELPNRDSLKKGSKLAPFDQEFYITLGYGIGGVNDFKEGLYGWQPEKPWENRNPHAMNTLLKKVEPNLNQWLEFGELLIDYVKVYAI from the coding sequence ATGTCGCGACTTcgtttaattgttgttatttgctacATTACAACAATGGCGTTTGGTATACCAACTTATGAGGTGCCAAAAGCGAaaatacttgtttactatcCGAAAGGTTTTCAAGTCTCCATACCGGATGAGGAGGGCATCACACTATTCGCCTTCCATGGTAAACTCAATGAGGAAATGGAAGGTTTGGAAGCGGGTACCTGGGCCAGAGATATTGTAAAAAAGAAGAATGGACGTTGGACTTTCAACGAACGGAATTCAAAATTGCGAATTGGTGATACGCTCTACTATTGGACCTATGTGATATACAATGGTTTGGGTTACCGTGAAGATGATGGCGTTTTTAAAGTGCGCGAATATGCGAATCACACTATTGACAGCGTGGAcgaaacaaaacacacacagagTGGAAATGATGGCAGTGGTGGTACGGGTGGAAGTGACAGCACGAACAGCGTAAGCGGTGGTGTTGATAAAGTGATTGGCAGCACTGCTACGACCGCTAATAACGGTGATACTGACCCTCACGGCGGCGGCTATATTACAACAATGACGTTTGGTATACCAACTTATGAGGTGCCAAAAGCGAaaatacttgtttactatcCAAAAGGTTTTCAAGTCTCCATACCGGATGAAGAGGGCATCACACTATTCGCCTTCCATGGTAAACTCAATGAGGAAATGGAAGGTTTGGAAGCGGGTACCTGGGCCAGAGATATTGTCAAAAAGAAGAATGGACGTTGGACTTTCAACGAACGGAATTCAAAATTGCGAATTGGTGATACGCTCTACTATTGGACCTATGTGATATACAATGGTTTGGGTTACCGTGAAGATGATGGCGTTTTTAAAGTGCGCGAATATGCGAATCACACTATTGACAGCGTGGAcgaaacaaaacacacacagagTGGAAATGATGGCAGTGGTGGTACGGGTGGAAGTGACAGCACGAACAACGTAAGCGGTGGTGCTGTTGATAACAATATGATAGGCAGCGCTGCTACGGCTACTAATAACAGTGATACTGACCCTCACGGCGGCGGCTATATTACAACAATGGCGTTAGATATACACACTTATAAGGTGCCAAAAGCGAAAATAGTTGTGTACTATCCGAAAGGTTTTCAAGTCTCCATACCAGATGATGACGGCATCACACTATTCGCCTTCCATGGCAAACTCAATGAGGAAATGGACGGTTTGGAAGCGGGTACCTGGTCCAGAGATATTACAAAAGCGAAAAATGGACGTTGGAGATTCCATGCACGCGATGCGAAATTGCGAATTGGTGATACGCTCTACTATTGGACCTATGTGCTAAAAGATGGTTTGGGTTATCGTGAAGATAATGGTGTTTTTGAGGTGCGGGAATATGGAAATCACACTATTGACGACGTGGAcgaaacaaaacacacacagagTGGAAATGATCGCAGCGGTGGCACGGGTGGAAGTGACAGCACGAACAACGTAAGCGGTGGTGCTGTTGATAACAATATGATAGGCAGCGCTGCTACGGCTACTAATAACAGTGATACTGACCCTCACGGCGGCGGCTATATTACAACAATGGCGGTTGGTATACCTACTTATGAGGTGCCAAAAGCGAaaatacttgtttactatcCGAAAGGTTTTCAAGTCTCCATACCGGATGAGGAGGGCATCACACTATTCGCCTTCCATGGTAAACTCAATGAGGAAATGGAAGGTTTGGAAGCGGGTACCTGGGCCAGAGATATTGTCAAAAAGAAGAATGGACGTTGGACTTTCAACGAACGGAATTCAAAATTGCGAATTGGTGATACGCTCTACTATTGGACCTATGTGAGATACAATGGTTTGGGTTACCGTGAAGATAATGGCGTGTTTGAGGTGCGCGAATATGCGAATCACACTATTGACGGCGTGGACGAAACAAAACACACTCAGAGCGGAAATGATGGCAGTGGTGGTACGGGTGGAAGTGGCAGCACGAACAGCGTAAGCGGTGGTGTTGATAAAGTGATTGGCAGCACTGCTACGACCGCTACTAACAGTGACACTGACCCTCACGGCGGCGGCGTTGGTCTCAGTGATGTGGGCAGAGATAACTGCAAAGCTTCGCCCTCTTACAAAAATggtctacaacaacaatgcgctaatcaattgttatttgttgataatttcTCTGGCACACAATTGAACAAAGAGCAGTGGACCATTGAAGAGCGTTTCGCCACAAAACCAGATGAGGAGTTCGTGTTATACTTAAATGTGTCGGAAGTGTTGCAAGTGAAGAACGGTATGGTACGAATATACCCCGAACTGACCGCCAGGCATTTTGCACAACACGATCATCCGTTGCAAATTAAACATGATATAGGATCACGTTGCACCGGGCGTGCGAACAGTGAGGAATGTGTGCGCGATGGCAGCGCAACCAATTACTTATCCATACCGCCTTTCATAGCTGCACAATTCTCGACAAAAGGACACTTCTCCTTCAAATATGGACGCGTTGAGATACGCGCGAAATTGCCACGCGCCAACTGGGTTTTCCCGCAACTTTGGCTGCAGCCGGTGAATGAAAAATATGGCAGCGTTGACTATCAGTCGGGTCAAATGCGCATCGCATTCAGCTATGTAAACGACACACAAATGCAACTCTTCGGTGGTTTGATTGTGAATGCAAATAGCAATTGGCGTTGGAAGAAGCTCTGCGAATTCCCGAATGCGCAGCAGCACGATTTGGGCAATGACTTTCACGTTTACTCATTGATTTGGACGGACCAGTCAATTTCGGTAGCAGTTGATAATGTGGAATATTGTAACTTCAATCCGGACATAAGTGGTACGCTGGCAAATTTGAATGAGGACGATGAGGAGTTGCCGAATCGAGATTCACTTAAGAAGGGTAGTAAATTAGCGCCATTCGATCAAGAATTCTACATCACCTTGGGTTATGGTATCGGTGGTGTGAATGATTTCAAGGAGGGTTTGTACGGCTGGCAACCGGAGAAACCGTGGGAGAATAGGAATCCGCATGCCATGAACACGCTACTGAAGAAGGTTGAGCCAAATTTGAATCAATGGTTGGAGTTTGGCGAATTACTCATTGATTACGTAAAGGTTTATGCAATTTAG
- the Cyp4d2_2 gene encoding cytochrome P450 4d2, which yields MFIELLLLLFALIILGDYLLKKRRNDMIHYMPGPKTLPVLGNALMYHGKSKADIMDFIISNSQKYGTLYRVWVLNQLAVLCCDPADVEVLLSSTKYIKKNNFYDLLHVWLGAGLLVSNGHKWHSRRKIITPTFHFKILEQFVEIYDQQSAVLVKKLEQYADGKTVLNIAPLICLMALDVIAETAMGTKINAQTNPQLPYVSAVISVTDMFAKRFIHAWQRFDWLFRLFSRKEAKLFYANIELLHDFTDHIIVERRAALEQKLTANEPATETELGVKRRMALLDVLLQSTIDGKPLSNEDIREEVDTFMFEGHDTTSNALTFCLHLISRHPMVQAKLFEEIRDVLGDDKERPVTQRDLIELKYMECVIKESLRLYPTVPLIGRNFEEDVNLRGKMIPAGTNITVGIYIMQRNPKYFPEPDAFRPERFLNESVEGGEKLNPYIYVPFSAGPRNCIGQKFAMLEMKSTISKILRHFELLPLGEELRPVLSIVLRSENGGQLGLKPRNYAATNTI from the exons ATGTTTATCGAACTGCTCCTACTGCTGTTTGCCCTGATCATTCTGGGCGATTATTTACTGAAGAAACGTCGCAATGATATGATACATTATATGCCAGGACCTAAGACATTGCCGGTGTTGGGTAATGCGCTTATGTATCATGGTAAAAGTAAAGCAG ACATTATGGACTTCATTATAAGTAATAGCCAGAAATATGGTACACTCTATCGCGTATGGGTGCTTAATCAATTGGCGGTCTTATGTTGCGATCCTGCCGACGTTGAAGTATTACTCAGCAgcacaaaatatattaagaaaaacaATTTCTATGATCTACTGCACGTATGGCTCGGCGCGGGTTTGCTCGTCAGTAACGGCCATAAGTGGCATTCGCGTCGGAAGATCATTACACCAacatttcactttaaaatacTCGAGCAATTTGTGGAGATCTACGATCAGCAAAGTGCAGTGCTGGTGAAAAAATTAGAACAATATGCTGATGGCAAAACAGTGCTGAATATAGCACCATTAATTTGTTTGATGGCATTGGATGTAATTGCAG agaCTGCGATGGGCACCAAAATAAATGCACAAACTAATCCACAACTCCCCTACGTATCGGCTGTTATTAG TGTTACAGATATGTTCGCAAAGCGTTTTATACATGCTTGGCAGCGTTTCGATTGGCTCTTCCGTTTGTTCTCACGCAAAGAAGCCAAATTATTCTACGCCAATATCGAGTTGTTACATGACTTTACCGATCACATCATTGTCGAGCGTCGTGCTGCACTCGAACAAAAGCTCACTGCCAACGAGCCCGCCACCGAAACCGAATTGGGTGTGAAACGTCGTATGGCTCTACTGGATGTCTTGCTGCAGTCCACTATTGACGGTAAACCGCTGAGTAATGAAGATATACGTGAAGAGGTGGACACATTCATGTTCGAGGGGCACGATACCACCTCCAATGCGCTCACTTTTTGTCTGCATTTGATCTCCCGACATCCCATGGTACAAGCGAAGTTATTTGAAGAAATACGTGATGTGCTGGGCGATGACAAAGAACGACCGGTGACACAGCGCGACTTAATTGAACTAAAGTACATGGAGTGTGTTATCAAGGAGTCATTGCGTCTATATCCAACAGTACCGTTAATTGGACGCAACTTCGAAGAGGACGTCAATTTGC GTGGCAAAATGATACCGGCCGGCACAAATATCACCGTCGGTATATATATTATGCAGCGAAATCCGAAATATTTTCCCGAACCCGATGCATTTCGACCGGAACGTTTCCTTAATGAATCCGTTGAAGGTGGTGAGAAATTAAATCCGTACATTTATGTGCCCTTCAGTGCTGGACCACGTAATTGTATTGGTCAGAAATTTGCCATGTTGGAGATGAAGAGcacaataagtaaaatattacgACACTTTGAATTGCTACCGCTCGGCGAGGAACTGCGACCAGTATTGAGTATTGTATTGCGTTCCGAGAATGGTGGTCAGTTGGGTTTAAAACCGCGTAATTATGCCGCAACGAATacaatttga
- the Cyp4d2_0 gene encoding cytochrome P450 4d2: MFLELILLLFALAILADYLLKIRCNDIPGPRPLPVLGNVLLYRGISQADITDFQKRNCQKYGPLYRLWLFNQLNIVTCDPADVEVLLSSTKYIKKNKFYDMLKIWLGTGLLVSNGHKWHSRRKIITPTFHFKILEQFVEIFDQQGTVLVKKLEQYADGKTVLDVNPLLCLMALDIITETAMGTKVNAQTYPKLPYVPAVINVTDVLSQRILNIWQRIECIFRLFSPIEAKLLYANLKLLHDFTDRIIVERRAALEQKLTATEPATDTELGVKRRMALLDVLLQSTIDGKPLSNEDIREEVDTFMFEGHDTTSNALTFCLHLISRHPTVQAKLFEEIREVLGDDKERPVAQRDLIELKYMDCVIKESLRLYPTAPFIGRNLEEDVNLRGKLIPAGTNITISIYIMQRDPKYFPEPDTFRPERFLNESLLLGEKLYPYVYVPFSAGPRNCIGQKYAILEMKSIMSKILRHFELLPLGEELRPIYSIVLRSGNGGQMGLRPRNYDATSTVEI, encoded by the exons ATGTTTCTCGAACTGATCCTGCTACTGTTTGCTCTAGCCATTCTCGCTGattatttactgaaaatacGCTGCAATGATATACCAGGACCTAGACCATTGCCAGTGTTGGGTAACGTGCTCTTGTATCGTGGTATAAGTCAAGCAG ACATTACAGACTTCCAAAAACGTAATTGCCAGAAATATGGTCCACTTTATCGCCTATGGTTGTTCAATCAATTGAATATCGTCACCTGCGATCCTGCCGACGTTGAGGTATTACTCAGcagtacaaaatatattaagaaaaataaattctatGATATGTTGAAAATATGGCTCGGCACCGGTTTGCTCGTTAGTAACGGTCATAAGTGGCATTCGCGTCGGAAGATCATTACACCAacatttcactttaaaatacTCGAGCAATTTGTGGAGATCTTCGATCAACAGGGTACAGTGCTGGTGAAAAAATTAGAACAATATGCTGATGGCAAAACAGTGTTGGATGTAAATCCATTATTATGTTTGATGGCGTTGGATATAATTACAG AAACTGCGATGGGTACCAAAGTAAATGCACAAACTTATCCTAAACTTCCTTACGTACCGGCTGTTATTAA TGTTACAGATGTATTATCACAacgcattttaaatatttggcaACGAATTGAGTGCATTTTCCGACTGTTCTCGCCTATAGAAGCCAAATTATTATATGCGAACCTTAAGCTGTTGCATGACTTTACCGATCGCATCATTGTGGAACGTCGTGCTGCACTCGAACAAAAGCTCACTGCCACCGAGCCGGCCACCGATACCGAATTGGGTGTGAAACGTCGTATGGCGCTACTGGATGTCTTGCTGCAATCCACCATCGACGGTAAACCGCTTAGTAACGAAGATATACGTGAAGAGGTGGACACATTCATGTTCGAAGGGCATGACACCACCTCCAATGCGCTCACATTTTGTCTGCATTTGATCTCCCGACATCCCACGGTACAAGCgaaattatttgaagaaataCGTGAAGTGCTGGGTGATGACAAAGAACGACCGGTGGCACAACGTGACTTAATTGAACTGAAGTATATGGATTGTGTGATCAAGGAGTCATTGCGTCTATATCCAACCGCGCCTTTTATTGGACGAAATTTAGAGGAGGACGTCAATTTGC GTGGCAAACTGATACCCGCTGGCACAAATATCACTATcagtatatatattatgcagCGTGATCCGAAATATTTTCCCGAACCTGACACATTTCGGCCGGAACGTTTTCTAAATGAGTCTCTTTTACTTGGCGAGAAATTATATCCCTACGTTTACGTGCCCTTCAGTGCTGGACCACGTAATTGTATTGGTCAGAAATATGCCATTTTGGAGATGAAGAGCATAATGAGTAAAATATTACGACACTTTGAACTACTACCGCTCGGCGAAGAACTGCGACCAATATACAGCATTGTATTACGTTCCGGGAACGGTGGTCAGATGGGTTTAAGGCCGCGTAATTATGACGCAACGAGCACCGtagaaatttaa